One genomic region from Candidatus Nitrosopumilus koreensis AR1 encodes:
- a CDS encoding signal recognition particle receptor subunit alpha — MLDGLKSSLGDAIKKIVKSSGIDEELIKELSKDVQRALLQSDVNVRLVLEITKHLEERALNETPPPGLSRKDHIVKILYDELSSLLGNESEFDFKPGKQNKIILLGIQGSGKTTVASKLAKFLTRQGYKVGVIGADTYRPGALVQLKTMCEKSNVEVYGEENNKDSPSIVKNGLKHYEGQPLDVILIDTAGRHKEEQDLLEEMDRINKIADPDLALLVIDGTIGQQCFNQAEAFHKTIPVGGVIITKLDSSAKGGGALAASAATGAQIMYIGTGERIDDLEKFSPTRFVGRLLGMGDVQAVLDLAKRLENEGDDVRMKRISSGKMNMDDFFYQLEEVTKVGSLQGLLESMPGLSGMVKGDQVNQMEDRVSKWRYIIQSMTKEEKADPDLLNSSRIKRIARGSGWPEGEVKELIKNYKNSKNMMKASKGRQMQGTLRRMGLG; from the coding sequence ATGCTTGACGGACTTAAGAGTAGTTTAGGCGATGCAATCAAAAAGATTGTCAAATCATCGGGAATTGATGAAGAACTTATCAAGGAACTATCTAAGGATGTTCAAAGGGCATTATTGCAATCTGATGTTAATGTGAGGTTAGTTCTTGAAATTACAAAGCATTTGGAGGAGCGTGCCCTAAATGAAACCCCTCCTCCAGGCCTTTCTAGGAAGGACCATATTGTAAAAATCCTATATGATGAACTCTCAAGCTTACTTGGAAATGAATCTGAATTTGATTTCAAGCCTGGAAAACAAAATAAAATCATTTTGTTGGGAATTCAAGGAAGTGGAAAAACCACTGTTGCCTCCAAACTTGCAAAATTCTTGACTAGACAGGGATACAAAGTTGGGGTTATTGGAGCTGATACCTATAGACCGGGAGCTTTAGTGCAACTCAAAACAATGTGTGAAAAATCAAATGTTGAGGTATATGGAGAAGAAAATAACAAAGACTCTCCTAGCATTGTGAAAAATGGTTTGAAACACTATGAAGGACAACCATTAGATGTCATCCTAATTGATACTGCAGGACGCCATAAAGAAGAACAAGATCTACTTGAAGAAATGGATAGAATTAACAAAATTGCTGACCCTGATTTGGCGCTACTTGTAATTGATGGAACAATTGGACAACAATGTTTCAATCAAGCTGAGGCATTTCACAAAACAATACCTGTTGGTGGTGTTATAATCACAAAATTAGATAGTTCCGCAAAGGGAGGAGGTGCATTAGCTGCATCTGCTGCAACTGGTGCGCAAATAATGTACATTGGTACTGGTGAACGAATTGATGATTTAGAAAAATTCTCACCAACAAGATTTGTTGGACGTCTATTGGGAATGGGTGATGTTCAAGCTGTTTTAGATTTGGCAAAACGTTTGGAAAATGAAGGTGATGATGTTCGAATGAAGAGAATCTCTAGTGGAAAAATGAATATGGATGATTTCTTTTATCAATTAGAGGAAGTAACTAAAGTTGGTTCACTTCAAGGATTACTTGAAAGTATGCCTGGTCTTTCTGGAATGGTAAAAGGTGATCAAGTAAATCAAATGGAAGACAGAGTTTCAAAATGGCGCTACATCATTCAAAGTATGACCAAAGAAGAGAAGGCAGATCCTGATTTACTAAACTCTTCTAGAATCAAAAGAATTGCACGAGGTTCAGGTTGGCCAGAAGGTGAAGTCAAAGAACTAATTAAAAATTATAAAAATTCTAAGAATATGATGAAGGCTTCAAAAGGAAGACAAATGCAAGGCACTCTTAGAAGAATGGGATTAGGTTAA
- a CDS encoding tRNA pseudouridine(54/55) synthase Pus10, translating to MTNYQKIIPIANQILKKHDLCEHCLGRLFSKQLNLSSNKLLGKKLKKNSKPNQRCYICKNLFDNLNYFLNMMLDSASSYSYSSFSVGVIIKPSIIDRDDIIRSKYKLKGIDGIKTDIVKELVKLFSKKTKKTFDYLDPEIVFTVNLKDEDCTLRSKSLTLSGRYVKSIRGFSQKQKSCSNCSGKGCRVCDFHGILEFDSVEGEISQFLFKKLGGTTAKFTWIGGEDKSSLVLGSGRPFFVKIQNPYKRNLQISYANLKHVQVSNFKIVRESPKTPLKFNSLVEAKISTSSSIDSKLLQKIKTLAKNTVVVYEKSGKRSEKKIFSIKYKKHDETSFTLFFKFEGGLPVKRFVTGDDVSPGITQTLGVPCKCLEFDFHDIEVK from the coding sequence ATGACTAACTATCAAAAAATCATTCCTATTGCAAATCAAATATTAAAAAAACATGATTTGTGTGAACATTGTCTTGGAAGATTATTTTCAAAACAACTTAATCTTTCATCAAATAAACTTCTTGGTAAAAAACTAAAGAAAAATTCTAAACCAAATCAAAGATGCTATATTTGTAAAAATCTGTTTGATAATCTGAATTATTTTTTAAATATGATGTTGGACTCTGCATCATCGTATTCTTATTCGTCATTTAGTGTTGGGGTTATAATAAAACCATCAATAATAGACCGAGATGACATTATTCGTTCAAAATACAAACTAAAGGGAATAGATGGAATCAAAACTGATATTGTAAAAGAATTGGTAAAATTATTTTCTAAAAAAACAAAAAAGACTTTTGACTATTTAGATCCTGAAATTGTATTTACTGTAAACCTTAAGGATGAAGATTGTACTCTCCGCTCAAAATCATTGACTCTTTCTGGAAGATATGTTAAATCTATACGAGGTTTTTCCCAAAAACAGAAATCTTGTTCAAATTGTTCTGGAAAGGGATGTAGGGTTTGTGATTTTCATGGAATTTTGGAATTTGATAGTGTTGAAGGGGAAATATCTCAATTTCTTTTTAAAAAATTGGGCGGTACTACTGCTAAATTCACTTGGATTGGAGGTGAAGATAAATCTAGTTTGGTTCTGGGCTCTGGCAGGCCTTTTTTTGTAAAAATCCAAAATCCTTACAAAAGAAATCTGCAAATCTCTTATGCCAATTTAAAACATGTTCAAGTCAGCAATTTCAAAATTGTTCGAGAGTCTCCAAAGACCCCTCTGAAATTCAATTCTTTAGTTGAAGCAAAAATATCTACATCATCAAGCATTGACTCAAAACTTTTACAAAAAATAAAAACACTTGCTAAAAATACTGTTGTCGTGTATGAAAAATCTGGAAAACGTTCTGAGAAGAAAATATTTTCAATAAAATATAAAAAACATGATGAAACTTCGTTTACATTATTTTTCAAATTTGAAGGAGGATTGCCTGTAAAACGTTTTGTTACTGGGGATGATGTTTCTCCTGGAATAACTCAAACGCTTGGTGTTCCTTGCAAATGCCTTGAATTTGATTTTCATGATATTGAGGTAAAATGA
- a CDS encoding 30S ribosomal protein S27ae yields MAGKKGSSPNVYAYYKVDGDKVSRIKKICSRCGKGVFMSEHKDRHTCGKCGLTEFNQ; encoded by the coding sequence ATGGCAGGAAAGAAAGGTTCAAGCCCAAATGTCTATGCATACTACAAAGTAGACGGAGACAAAGTATCACGAATCAAGAAAATTTGTTCAAGATGTGGTAAAGGTGTTTTTATGTCAGAACACAAAGATAGACACACATGTGGAAAATGTGGATTAACAGAATTTAATCAATAA
- a CDS encoding DUF309 domain-containing protein — protein sequence MERYMLHLKNTRYTPENSREVVYKARDLASDMNASIRVARIAKKFVELDVSVEKEDLDKLVDKLSPIGPIDNIRHVLEEEIEKEKGIADGIFYFNNERFWESHEAFEGVWKKCFGREKEIVQGIILMAVAFAHAQKNELSIGIGMLRRVLEKLGTSPSKYHSIDVDRIRTKAIEMQQENKLTTFEI from the coding sequence ATGGAACGATATATGCTACATTTGAAAAACACTCGTTACACACCTGAGAATTCACGTGAGGTTGTCTACAAGGCAAGAGATCTTGCATCTGATATGAATGCCTCAATCCGAGTTGCTAGAATTGCCAAGAAGTTTGTTGAATTAGATGTTTCAGTTGAAAAAGAAGACCTTGACAAACTGGTTGACAAATTATCCCCTATTGGACCAATTGATAACATTCGTCATGTCCTTGAAGAAGAAATTGAAAAAGAGAAGGGAATCGCTGATGGAATATTTTATTTTAACAATGAACGATTTTGGGAAAGTCATGAAGCATTTGAAGGTGTTTGGAAAAAATGCTTTGGACGGGAAAAAGAAATTGTTCAAGGAATTATCTTAATGGCAGTTGCTTTTGCACATGCTCAAAAAAATGAATTAAGCATTGGGATTGGAATGCTTCGAAGAGTTTTAGAAAAATTAGGAACTTCTCCTTCTAAATATCACTCAATTGATGTTGATAGAATTAGAACTAAAGCAATTGAAATGCAACAAGAAAATAAACTGACTACGTTTGAGATTTGA
- a CDS encoding alkaline phosphatase family protein has product MDNSDVHMIYVLLDGVGDLPHPDLDGKTPLEAANTPILDKIASNGAIGEVISVGKGIAPESDIAVFNMLGYKFKHEDYAGRGVIEAIGIGIDFKDGDLALRGNYSTLDDQGVIIDRRAGRHIEKEDADGIAKEIEEKIKFSNPDTSVVVSPTIGHRVTVRIRNDGKKLSSKITNTDPAYSNIGGMGVAKAVGDFLKIEKCLPLEDIEDAKSTANIVNEFSEQTINICKESQINKKREDQGKKKLSCILLRDAGNKYPDVIPINEKYGMNFSCIVDMPVELGISEVLKMKAFEAGGLTDYEEKARVAAKAMETQNSIYVHLKGPDEFGHDGDAIGKMKNIEEIDQRFFKTLVENIDTNKVAIVISADHSTPCINKGHSDDPVPVLVSGDFIKKDGTTRMTEAQAKKGSIGLLQGAEVVTKSLELIKSQT; this is encoded by the coding sequence ATGGATAATTCAGACGTTCATATGATTTACGTTCTTTTAGATGGTGTCGGAGATCTTCCACATCCAGATTTAGATGGAAAAACACCACTGGAGGCTGCAAATACTCCAATTTTAGATAAAATTGCAAGTAATGGTGCAATTGGAGAAGTAATTTCTGTTGGGAAAGGAATTGCTCCGGAATCAGATATTGCTGTTTTCAACATGCTAGGATACAAATTCAAACATGAAGATTATGCAGGAAGAGGGGTAATTGAGGCAATAGGAATTGGAATTGATTTTAAAGATGGAGATTTAGCATTACGAGGAAATTATTCAACATTAGATGATCAAGGAGTCATCATTGACAGAAGGGCAGGCAGACATATTGAAAAAGAAGATGCAGATGGGATAGCAAAAGAGATTGAAGAAAAAATAAAGTTCTCAAATCCAGATACATCTGTTGTCGTGTCTCCAACAATTGGTCACAGAGTAACGGTTAGAATTAGAAATGATGGAAAAAAACTATCATCAAAAATTACTAACACAGATCCAGCATACAGCAATATTGGAGGTATGGGGGTAGCAAAAGCTGTTGGAGATTTTTTAAAAATTGAAAAATGTTTACCTTTAGAAGATATTGAGGATGCAAAATCTACTGCAAACATAGTAAATGAATTCTCTGAACAAACAATCAATATTTGTAAAGAAAGTCAAATAAACAAAAAACGAGAAGACCAGGGTAAAAAGAAACTTAGTTGTATTTTACTCAGAGATGCAGGAAACAAATATCCAGACGTAATTCCAATCAATGAAAAATATGGAATGAATTTTTCATGTATTGTAGATATGCCAGTAGAATTAGGAATTTCAGAAGTACTAAAAATGAAAGCATTTGAAGCTGGAGGGTTAACAGATTATGAAGAAAAAGCAAGAGTAGCTGCAAAAGCAATGGAAACTCAAAACTCAATTTATGTACATCTTAAAGGACCTGACGAATTTGGGCACGATGGAGATGCCATAGGGAAAATGAAAAACATAGAAGAAATTGATCAACGATTCTTCAAAACACTTGTTGAGAACATAGATACAAACAAAGTTGCAATAGTAATTTCAGCTGATCATTCGACTCCTTGCATCAATAAAGGACATAGTGATGACCCAGTTCCAGTTTTAGTTTCTGGAGATTTTATTAAAAAAGATGGCACAACCAGAATGACTGAAGCCCAAGCAAAGAAAGGAAGCATAGGTCTTCTTCAGGGTGCAGAGGTAGTTACAAAATCTTTAGAATTAATCAAATCTCAAACGTAG
- a CDS encoding galactose-1-phosphate uridylyltransferase — MGDMRKDYVSERFMIVSKKTDKVKDPKKSPFAPGNESMTNPSVLSLVAKDGMLQRLQDSDDEFVEGWSIRVFESKNPIVSVDTENTYSDRPFYSEPAYGYHYIVVASPNQKDTFATIDTEQWSNILVVVQDRLRWLYTQKGVTYVSIYADQGELSGSTTLHPHLNILTFSTIPPIIEEEAEASHKILNEKGVCPMCQTVNEEISGPRQVLQTEGFIAFCPWSPSYPYEFWIAPKKHTTSFSKITQKEINDLSLILRATLGGLSQTIKNVSYNLVFHLSPEKKNSRQIHWHIEIYPITKPWSGLERGYGIFLNDVSPEEAAEKLGAACRKELANLVGIV, encoded by the coding sequence ATGGGAGATATGCGCAAAGATTATGTTTCTGAGCGTTTCATGATTGTCTCCAAAAAAACAGATAAAGTTAAAGACCCAAAAAAATCCCCATTTGCTCCTGGAAACGAATCCATGACAAATCCTTCTGTTTTGTCTCTTGTTGCAAAAGATGGAATGTTGCAAAGATTACAAGACAGTGATGATGAATTTGTTGAAGGGTGGTCTATCCGAGTTTTTGAAAGTAAAAATCCAATTGTGTCCGTTGACACTGAAAACACTTACAGTGATAGACCCTTTTACAGTGAGCCTGCATATGGATACCATTACATTGTTGTTGCTTCTCCAAATCAAAAAGATACTTTTGCAACAATTGATACTGAACAATGGTCTAACATTTTAGTAGTTGTTCAAGACCGTCTAAGATGGCTTTACACTCAAAAAGGTGTCACATACGTTTCAATTTATGCTGACCAAGGAGAATTGTCTGGCAGTACAACTCTTCATCCTCATCTCAACATACTAACATTTTCTACAATCCCTCCAATTATTGAAGAAGAAGCTGAAGCATCGCACAAAATTCTAAACGAAAAAGGTGTTTGCCCAATGTGTCAAACTGTTAATGAGGAAATCAGTGGTCCTAGACAGGTTCTTCAGACTGAAGGCTTTATCGCATTTTGTCCTTGGTCTCCCTCATATCCATATGAGTTTTGGATTGCTCCTAAGAAACATACTACTAGTTTCTCTAAAATCACTCAAAAAGAAATCAATGACCTGTCTCTAATTCTAAGAGCAACTCTTGGAGGATTGTCTCAAACCATCAAAAATGTTTCATACAATCTGGTTTTTCACCTTTCTCCTGAGAAAAAAAATAGCAGACAGATTCATTGGCATATTGAAATTTATCCAATCACAAAACCTTGGTCTGGATTGGAACGTGGATATGGTATTTTCTTAAATGATGTTTCTCCTGAAGAGGCTGCAGAAAAACTTGGTGCTGCTTGTAGAAAAGAACTAGCAAACCTAGTTGGAATTGTTTGA
- a CDS encoding GNAT family N-acetyltransferase, whose translation MGDPVIRKLRKGDLDKGFLTTLDSLRKASDIDKSKAEEIFEKIDSNPDYLIAIAEIDGRVVGSTTLLIEQKFIHKGGLVGHIEDVVVDKNFQGQKIGEKIMKYLLEIAKNQGCYKTILDCTDDVKPFYEKLGFKQVANELRFDHI comes from the coding sequence ATGGGAGATCCAGTAATCAGAAAATTAAGAAAAGGTGATTTGGATAAGGGGTTCCTTACTACACTTGATTCATTAAGAAAAGCAAGTGACATTGATAAAAGTAAAGCAGAAGAAATTTTTGAAAAAATAGATTCAAATCCAGATTATTTGATAGCAATAGCAGAAATAGATGGGAGAGTAGTTGGATCAACTACATTATTGATTGAACAAAAATTCATCCACAAAGGGGGCTTAGTTGGCCATATCGAAGATGTGGTAGTGGATAAAAATTTCCAAGGGCAAAAAATTGGCGAAAAAATTATGAAATATCTTCTTGAAATTGCCAAAAATCAAGGCTGCTACAAGACAATTCTAGATTGTACGGATGATGTAAAGCCATTTTATGAAAAATTAGGTTTCAAACAAGTAGCAAACGAACTAAGGTTCGACCACATTTAG
- a CDS encoding nucleotidyltransferase family protein, producing the protein MKAVILAGGLGTRLRPLTLKTPKPMLPLGKKPILEHLIDWNKKNGVKSIVLCVSYLRKSIEDYFKDGEKFGVNIEYAISKKPLATAGQLKTAEEFIDDTFVCVYGDSIFDFSLRNMIKQHKTKKAFATMSLYEYKTNLEYGVINTSKTGKVTSWVEKPEIKANINMGCYVMEPGILKYIPRNKSYGMDDVIKKAMSKKKLVNSFITKKGFIDIGNKESYKQANQEYAKKFGNRG; encoded by the coding sequence GTGAAGGCAGTAATTCTAGCGGGAGGACTAGGTACCAGATTACGTCCACTAACACTCAAGACTCCAAAACCAATGTTACCATTAGGCAAAAAACCAATTTTAGAACATCTCATAGATTGGAATAAAAAAAATGGAGTAAAATCAATAGTGTTGTGTGTGAGTTATCTTCGAAAATCAATTGAAGATTATTTTAAAGATGGAGAAAAATTTGGGGTTAACATAGAATATGCAATTTCAAAAAAACCGTTAGCCACTGCAGGTCAACTCAAAACAGCTGAAGAGTTTATTGACGATACTTTTGTTTGTGTGTATGGAGATTCCATTTTTGATTTTAGTCTTAGAAATATGATCAAACAACACAAAACAAAGAAAGCGTTTGCCACCATGAGTTTATACGAATACAAAACCAATTTGGAATACGGAGTGATTAATACTTCAAAAACAGGTAAAGTAACAAGTTGGGTGGAAAAACCAGAGATTAAAGCAAATATCAATATGGGATGCTATGTTATGGAACCAGGTATTTTGAAATACATTCCAAGGAACAAATCGTACGGAATGGATGATGTCATTAAAAAAGCAATGAGCAAGAAAAAACTGGTTAACAGTTTCATTACAAAAAAAGGATTTATCGATATTGGAAATAAAGAATCATACAAACAAGCAAATCAAGAATATGCCAAGAAATTTGGAAATAGAGGATAA